The Pseudodesulfovibrio hydrargyri genome segment GCACGCCTCTTTCCAGTCCGAGCGGCTGGAAGTGGACCACGTCTGGATCAACCGCTTCAAGGAGCGGCTCATGGAGACGCCCGTGGAAATGGTCGTGCGTCTGGGCCGGACCACCATCTCCGGCCGCCAGCTGCTCTATCTCCAGGAAGGCGACATTATCCTGCTCGACACCGACGAGGATGAGCTCCTTGAGGCCGAGGTCGAAGGCGTGCGCAAGTTCCAGGGACTGCCCGGCCGGGTCAAGGGCAACAAGTCCTTCAAGGTCATCAAGGAAGAGGAAATCCGTTTCTGATCCCGTCCGTTTGAAAAGCGTTTCAAAGAGCCGCCCCGTGCGGCTCTTTTTATCTAAAACAACTAACGAAATAATAAGATGAATGCCGCTTCGCGGCGATTTTCGGGTGGCTTCGCCTTGATTCGCCCCGTCCTGGGGCTCACCCCTTCAGGGTGCCGGAAAGACCGGCGTCCAAATCCGCTGTCCTGCGGATTTGTCGGCTGGCAACGGCAGATCTTGGCGAGTCTTCGAGCCCTATAAATGGCGGCGGAGGCCGAGTTCGCACCCTTGCATCCCGTTTATGCGCCTTTGGCGCGGGCAGGCGATTTTGTTTGTTGGTTTATTCCCAAATCAAAATGCCTTGACGAAAAGTGGACCAGACGGTCAAAGTCCTCTTTTGAAAAGCACTTCGAGGAGGATTTTCCCATGAAAAAGATATTGTTGTTCCTGGCGGCCGCCCTGCTGGTTGCCTCCACCGCCTTTGCAGGCAAGAAGTACGTCATCTCCGTGACCCAGATCGTGGAGCACCCGGCCTTGGACGCCATGCGCCAGGGGGTGGCCGACCGTCTCAAGGAAAAGGGCATCGACTTCGACTACAACGTGCACAACGCCCAGAACAACATGGCCACCAATACCCAGATCGTCGGCCAGATCATCGGCGAGCGGCCCGACGTGGTCCTGGCCATCGCCACCCCCGGAGCCCAGGCCTGCGCCCAGAAGATACATGACACCCCCATCGTCTTCACCGGCGTAACCGATCCCGTCACCGCCGGGCTGGTCAAGGACCTCCAAAACACGGGAGCCCGCAACATCACCGGCATGTCCGACTTCAGCCCCATCGACAGGCAGGTGGCCCTGATCCGCGAGCTCGTGCCGAACGTCAAGACCATCGGCATCATCTACAACTCGGGCGAGCCCAACGCCGTGCCCATCCTGAAGGCCCTGAAGCGAGAGGCGGCCAAGCTCGGCATCAACGTGGAGGAGGCGACCATCTCCAACTCCAGCGGCGTGTACCAGGCGGCCAAGAGCCTTGTCGGCCGGTGCGACGCGGTCTACGTGGGCACTGACAACACCGTGGTCTCGGCCCTCGAGTCCGCCGTGAAGGTCTGCGAAAACAACAAGCTGCCGCTCATCGTCGGCGACGTGGACTCCGTGGCGCGCGGGGCCATCGCGGCCGAGGCCGTGGATTATTACAAGATGGGACTGCAGACCGGCGACATGATCGCCCGCATCCTGGTGGACGGTGCCAAGCCCGCCGATATGCCTGTGGAGTTCCTCGATGATCTCAGCCTGCACGTTAACATGAAGGCGGCAAAGGCCATGGGCGTGACCGTGCCGCAGTCCGTGCTCGACCGGGCCGACAAGGTCCTTGAGTAGACGCGAAACGCATTTGCCAATCGTGCCCATAAACGATACAAGGCGCGTTGCTTCATCAACGCGCCTTTTTCGTTTCTCGCCGGACCGCCAGCAAGGGCCCGGCTCGGCAACCATTAGGATTAGTACATGACTCTCTACGCTTTTTTCGGCGCCATCGAACAGGGGTTCGCCTACGGCCTCATGGTCATCGGCGTGTACCTGACCTTCCGGGTGCTCGATTTCCCGGATCTCACCGTGGACGGCAGCCTGCCGCTGGGCGCGGCCGTCTCGGCCGTGGCCATCACCTCGGGCTATTCCCCGCTCCTGGCCATCTTCATGGCCGCCGGTGCCGGGTTCCTGGCCGGGGCTGCCACCGGCATCCTGAACACCAAGTTCAAGATCCTCCACCTGCTCGCCTCCATCCTGACCATGATCGCGCTCTACTCCATCAACCTGCGCATCATGGGACGGCCCAACATGGCCCTGCTTGGCCAGGACACCGTGGTGGACTGGTTCGTGGATTTCACCAACATGCTGCCCCAGCACTCCACTCCGCTGCTCTTCGGCCTGATCTGCTTTGCCGTGGTCATCGTGCTCATCTGGTTCCTGCACACCGAGATCGGCCTGGCCTTCCTGGCCACGGGCGACAACAAGCAGATGATCACCAGCCAGGGCGTGAACACCGACAACGTCATCATCTTCGGCGTGGGACTGTCCAACGCTCTGGTGGCTGCCTCCGGGGCCCTGGTGGCCCAGAATCAGGGCGCGGCCGACGTGAACATGGGCGTGGGCTCCATCGTCGCGGGTCTGGCCTCGGTCATCGTCGGAGAGACCGTGTTCGGGGACAAGACCATCACCCGCGCGCTCATAGCCGCCCTGCTCGGTTCGGTGCTCTACCGCGTGGCCATCGGCCTGGCGCTCGGCCTCAAGCTCGGCTCGTTTGCCATCACCCCCAGCGACCTGAACCTGATCACCGCCATCCTGGTGGTCTTCGCCCTGGTCATGCCCAAGATGAAACGCCAGTTCCTGGCCGGGAGGTCCAAATGATCTCCATTTCCAACATCACCAAGGCGTTCAACCGGGGCGACGTCAACGAGGTCGCCGCACTCAACGGCGTGAACCTCGAGGTCAAGGACGGCGACTTCATCACCATCATCGGCTCCAACGGCGCAGGCAAGTCCACCTTCCTCAACGCCCTGGCCGGCTCCTTTCCCGTGGATTCGGGCAAGATCGTCCTGGACGACCTGGACATCACCAAGTGGCCGGAACACAAGCGCGCCTCGCTCGTCGGCCGGGTCTTCCAAGACCCCTTGCTCGGCACCTGCGGCGGGGCCACCATCGAGCAGAACCTGGCCATGGCCAACAAGCGCGGCAAGTTCCGCGGGCTGTCCTGGGGCGTCAAGGGGAAGGAACGCGAGTTCTTCCGGGAAAAGCTGGCCATCCTCGGCCTCGGCCTCGAGGACCGGCTCAAGTCCCACACCGGCCTGCTCTCCGGCGGCCAGCGCCAGGCCCTGACCATGCTCATGGCCACCCTGGTCCGCCCCCGCCTGCTGCTGCTCGACGAGCACACCGCCGCCCTGGACCCCAAGACCGCGGGCATGGTCCTGGACCTGACCGACGAGATCGTCGGCTCGCTCAACCTGACCACCCTCATGGTCACCCACAACATGAAGCAGGCCATCACCCTGGGCAACCGGCTGAT includes the following:
- a CDS encoding ABC transporter substrate-binding protein, coding for MKKILLFLAAALLVASTAFAGKKYVISVTQIVEHPALDAMRQGVADRLKEKGIDFDYNVHNAQNNMATNTQIVGQIIGERPDVVLAIATPGAQACAQKIHDTPIVFTGVTDPVTAGLVKDLQNTGARNITGMSDFSPIDRQVALIRELVPNVKTIGIIYNSGEPNAVPILKALKREAAKLGINVEEATISNSSGVYQAAKSLVGRCDAVYVGTDNTVVSALESAVKVCENNKLPLIVGDVDSVARGAIAAEAVDYYKMGLQTGDMIARILVDGAKPADMPVEFLDDLSLHVNMKAAKAMGVTVPQSVLDRADKVLE
- a CDS encoding ABC transporter permease, producing the protein MTLYAFFGAIEQGFAYGLMVIGVYLTFRVLDFPDLTVDGSLPLGAAVSAVAITSGYSPLLAIFMAAGAGFLAGAATGILNTKFKILHLLASILTMIALYSINLRIMGRPNMALLGQDTVVDWFVDFTNMLPQHSTPLLFGLICFAVVIVLIWFLHTEIGLAFLATGDNKQMITSQGVNTDNVIIFGVGLSNALVAASGALVAQNQGAADVNMGVGSIVAGLASVIVGETVFGDKTITRALIAALLGSVLYRVAIGLALGLKLGSFAITPSDLNLITAILVVFALVMPKMKRQFLAGRSK
- a CDS encoding ABC transporter ATP-binding protein, encoding MISISNITKAFNRGDVNEVAALNGVNLEVKDGDFITIIGSNGAGKSTFLNALAGSFPVDSGKIVLDDLDITKWPEHKRASLVGRVFQDPLLGTCGGATIEQNLAMANKRGKFRGLSWGVKGKEREFFREKLAILGLGLEDRLKSHTGLLSGGQRQALTMLMATLVRPRLLLLDEHTAALDPKTAGMVLDLTDEIVGSLNLTTLMVTHNMKQAITLGNRLIMFHRGQVVLDIDGEEKKNLKVEDLLERFSRLRGDEGVSDRMLLG